The Stackebrandtia nassauensis DSM 44728 genome includes the window CCAACTCGGCGTCCAGGTCCGCCCGCAACCGGTCCAGCCCCGCCTTGCTCCGCCGCTCGGCGGCCAACCGAAACGCCAGCACCTCCAGGGCCGACCGCACCTCACCCAGATCCGCGATGTCCGACGGCGTGAACTCCCGCACCACCGCCCAGGTACGCGGCCGCTGAACCACCAGCCCCTCACCCACGAGCGTCTTGAGCGCGTCCCGGATCGGCAACCGGCTCACCCCCAACTCGGCCCCGAGCTCCCGCTCGACCAGCCGACTGCCGGGCGCGCGAACACCGTCGAGAATGTCGTCCCGCAACTGACGCGTGACACGCTCCGATTCGGGCTCGAAGCCCTCAGACCCTGGCATGGACGACATTGTCGCATCGCGTGACGCCTGGGACGCGGTGGCGACGACTACCGTCACAGGGGTAGCTCTTCCAAGGGTGGACGCGTCATGAGTGACAGAGACAAGGCCTTGCGGGTGTGGGAGAAGTTCGCGCCCCGGTACGACCGGACCATGCGGTTCTTCGAGCGGTGGCAGTTCGGTGGCGGGCGGGAGTGGGTGTGTTCGCGGACCCGGGGCGAGGTACTGGAGGTCGCGATCGGGACGGGGCTGAACCTGCCGCACTATCCCGACGGGGTGCGACTGACCGGTGTGGACTTCAGCCCCGCGATGTTGGCGCGGGCACGGGTGCGCGCTGGGGAATTGGGTGTGGCGGTGGAGTTGCGGGAGGCCGACGCCCAGGCGCTGCCGTTCGAGGACGGTTCGTTCGACACTGTGCTGTGCGCGTTGTCGTTGTGCGGTATCCCGGACAACGAGGCGGCGATCGGGGAGATGTACCGGGTGCTGCGGCCCGGTGGGCGGTTGTTGTTGCTGGACCACATCGGGTCCTCGTGGCCGCCGATCTGGTTGGTGCAGCGGTTGTTGGAGTTCGTGACCGTTCGCGGGGCGGGGGAGTATCAGACGCGGCGTCAGTTGCCGTTGGTGGTGCGGGCGGGGTTCACTGTGGAGGAGAGCGAGCGGTTGAAGGCCGGGTCGGTGGAACGGGTGGCGGCCACTAAGCCGGGGTCGTGAGCCGGTTGGTGAGGTGGTGGACGGCGCGGCGGCTGAAGGCGGAGTCGATGGTGGCGTCGAGGCGTTGGCAGTGCTGGGCCAGGTCGGCGGCCTGGTCGGTGTCGCCGGTGTCGAGGTAGGTGTGGGCCAGCCAGGTGGTGTACAGGGTGTGTTCGCGGACGTGGTGGGGGTCGCATTGGGACAGTGAGGTGCGCAGCCGCCGTTGGGCCGCTTCGGGTTGGTGGGTGGCGGCTTCGAAGCGGCCGACGATGATGTCCATCTCGGAGGCTGACAGCCAGTAGAGCCAGCCGGGGTCGGGGCGGGTGTCGTCGCGGGCGGCGAAGTGGTCCTGGGCCCGGTTCATGGCGTCGAGGGCCGATCGGGTTTCGCCAGCGGCGTTGAGGGCCCAGGCCAGTCGCGCGTGGACCATGGCGAGCATGCGGGGCGTGGGCGCGTCGAGCCGTCGCAGACCGGCCAGCGCGGAGCGGGCCACCAGGACGGCTTCGGCGGCGTCGCCGTTGGTCTCGGTGAGGTGGTAGGCGAGCGCGGAGGTGAGCTCGGCGCCGAGTTCGGGCAGGTCGGCGGCGTGGGCGGCGGCGATGCCGCTGAGGTAGTAGCCGGTGGCGCGAGCCGGGTCTGCGGCGTCGGCCGTGGACCATCCACACAGCTGACTCAGTTCCGCGAGGGCAGCGAGCAGCTGGCGTCCGATGTGGTCGGTGTATCGGGTGGTGGACAGCAGCTCGGCGGTGACGGCCAGTTCGCGCTGGATCGTGTGGTGCAGGTCGCCTCCGGCGACGATGTCGTCGGCCGTGCGCAGGTAGTCGGTGCGGGCCCGGATCCGGGCGATGGTCGCGGAGCCGATGGCGGGGCGGTGGTGGTCGCGGATCCGGGTGGCCAGCCAGCTCCACTCCGCAGGCGGCGGCGTGACGAGCCAGGCGTGGGCGGCGTGGCCGGGGGTGTCGGTGGCCGGTTGCGCGCCGCGCAGGCCGGTCGCGAGCGCTTCCAGGCGGCGACGGTTCCAGGACGGTGGCACGGATTCGGACGGGGCGGCGGGTTCGGGGTCGGCGGCGGGGGTGAGCAGGGCGGTGAGTTCCTCGACGGGCAGGCCCAGTTCCTCGGCCAGGGCCCGGCGGACGTGCGGGTACGGGATGGCCAGGCCGCGTTCCCAACGGGCGACGCTGGAGACGTTGACGCCGAGCCGCTGGGCGAGGGTCTCCTGCGTGTGGCCCCGGGCGCGCCGCCGCGCCGCCAGTTCACCGCGTCTCACAGTCTCACCTGCCGTTCCTCGCCGCCCAGCCTAACCGGGCGGATGACGGGTAGTTGACGGGTGAACGCCCTGGTGGCGGTGGCACGGGCGGGATTGACTGGCGGGCATGGCAATCACGCATGTCGTGTGGGACTGGAACGGAACCCTGTTCGACGACGCCCGCGCGCTGATCGACACCACCATCGAGGTCTTCGCCGAGCTCGGCCTGCCCGCGGTGACCGTGGAGCGGTATCAGGCGGTGCACACCCAGCCGATCGACGAGTTCTATCGCAGGTTGCTGGGCGGGCTCGTGGACGGGGAGCTGCTGCGGCGGATCCACGCGCGGTTCGAGGTGGCATACGCCCGGCGCCGTCCGGGGCTGGCCCTGACCGCCGACACGGTCGCGGCGCTGGAGTCGGTCGAGGCCAGCGGCCTGTCGCAGTCGGTGTTGTCGATGCACCCGCACGACCGGCTCACCGCGCTGGTGGAGCGGTTCGGTATCGCTGGGCGATTCGTCCGCGTCGACGGGCAGCGCGGCGCCGACGCCGGGTTCAAGGCCGCGCACCTGGCCGGACATCTGGAGCGGCTCGGGTTGAGTGGCGAACGGGTGCTGGTCGTCGGGGACAGTGTGGACGATGCCGCCGCTTCCGAGGACGTGGGCGCGCGGTGCGTGCTGTACCGCAGCGGCCTGCACAGCGTCGAGGCGTTGCGGCGAGCAGATGTTCCGATCGCCGACACCCTGCGCGAGGCACTGACGCTGGGGCTGCGGAAGGCCGGGGCGGTATGACGACGCGAACCGCCTCGCCCGTCGGCGAGATCCTGCGGTCCCGGCATGTGCTGCGGCTGTTGAGCTCGTGTCTGGTCGGCAGGCTCCCGACCGGCATGGCGGCGCTGGCGATCATCCTGTGGGTACGGTCGCACGGCGGCGACTACCGGCTGGCCGGACTGCTGGCCGCGCTGTACGCCGTCAGTGTCGCGGTGTGCGGGCCGATCATGGGTCGGCTCATCGACCGGACCCGGCAGGCGCCGTTCCTGGTGGGCGGGGCGGTGGTCGCCGGTGCGGCCTTCGTCGCCCTGTCCATGGTGGACCCGGTTACGGCGCCCGCGACCGCCGGCTTCGTCGCCGTGGTCGCCGGAGCCGCCACGCCACAACTGGAACCGTGCCTGCGGGTGCTGTGGGAGGACGTGACCTCCGGCGAACGGCAGGTGCGCGCGGCCTACGCCCTGGACGCCGCCACGCAGGAGCTGATCTTCGTGTGCGGGCCGGTCGTGGTGCTCGCGGCGGTGGGGCTGGCCGGGACGTCGGCGGGACTGATCGCCGCGGCGGTCGTCGGCCTGGCGGGCACGCTGTGGTTCGCCAGCGCGGCACCGGCTCGGGCGTGGCGGGGCAGCCCGGTCGCGCGGCACTGGGCCGGGCCGCTGCGGTCCGGGAACCTGGTGCGGTTGTTCGTCGCGTTGGTGTGCATGGGTTGTGCCGTGGGCGCGTTCACCGTGGGTGTCACCGCCCGCGCCGACGGGCTCGGGACACCGGGGGCGGCGGGCTGGCTGCTGGCTCTCAACGCGGTGGGGGCGTTGGCGAGTGGACTGGCTTACACCAATGTGGGCGTCGCGCGGCGAGACGACCGGCGGCTGGCGCTGGCCATGGTCGTGATGGCGCTGGCGTACCTGCCGCTGCTGTTCGCCGACGGCCTGGTGCCGCTCGCGGTGCTGGCGTTCGTATGCGGCGCTCCGCTGCCGGTGGCGCTGACCTCGTCGTTCGCGCTGGTCGCGCGGATCGCGCCGCCGGGGACGCTGACCGAGTCGCACGCGTGGATGATCACCTCGTTCGGGGTCGGCTACGCCGCGGGGACCGGCCTGGCGGGGACGGTCGTGGACGCGATCGACACGCCGACGGCGTTCCTGCTGGCCACGGTGGCGGCGGCGGTCAGTGCCCTGTGGACGGTTCCCCGGCTGCTGCCGAGGCGGGCCGACTAGTTCTCGATCGTGGTCAGCCAGCGCGCGAACGGATCGGCGGGGTCCTCGTCGTCCATTTCGGTGGGAGTGGCGATGTCGAGTCCGGTGCGCGGGACGGTGACGCCGTACTCGGTGACCAGCCAGCGGCGGTAGGACGAGTCGGCGCTCACCGGGTGGCCGTCCTCGTCGGACGGTGGCTCGTCCCAATCCTCAGACCAGCACAGTTCGTCGTAGCCGATGGCCAACAGCCGCAGGAAGTCGAGCGGCTCGCGGCCCAGCAGGCACACCGTCGTCGACCCCGAACCCGAACCCATGTGGACGATGCGCTGGCCGCCGTCGTCGTCGAGCCAGAACGCCGCCATCGAGCCCTCGGCGCCGGTGATCGCGAAGACGCACAGCCGCTGGATCACGGCCCGGTCCTCGGTGCCCAGCCAGTGTTCGAGGAGTTCGGTGCCGTCGGCCCGGAACTCGATGCCGGTGGTCGCGGCCTGCTCGCCCGGCATGGCCAGCCAGCCGGAGGTCCGGCCGTTGTGGAGGCTGGTGTTGCCGTTGGCGGTGATCCAGTCGTAGAGGTGCTGGAACTCGGCGGGGATGCTCATGCCGGGACACAGGACGTCGGTCAGTTCCCGGATCAGGCTGTTCACATGGTTTCCTTCGCGGTCAACTACAGCTCCAGTGGAAGTCGACATCGTCGAACCTGCGGGCCGCCAGGTCCTCGCGGGTGATCGTCCACAGTGATGTGCCGACGTCGCCCCAGCCGATCCCGGCGGCGGAGTCGGTGTCGATCTGGGCCAGCAGCAGCGGCAGGGTGGTGTCGGTGCGGGGGCCGTCGGGTCCGGGAACCTCGACGGGGGTCGAACTGGGGGCGAAGTCGGCGGCGTACTGGATGTCGCGGCCGTAGCCGCCGACCCGGTGACTGGGGATCGGGGTCTTGTCGACCAGGTCCCAGAACGCGTCGTTGTCGAGCACGCCGGTGTCATCGTCGCCGAGGTCGGCTTCGATGGCGTGCAGGTAGGAATGGTCGTAGTCGGGCGAGGTCAGTTCGATCACGGAGGTCAACGCGACCCGCGTGAACGGCTGCTCGGTCCCGGCCGGGGCCGCGCGGGGCACCGCCGCCGACGCGGCCGGGAAGTACCGGACCCGGCCCAGCGAGCCGGACGGCCCGTCGCAGAAGAACTCCAGCAGCCCGTCGCCGGGCAGGTCGAAGTCGATGCGCAGCAGGATGGCCAGGTCCAGGCTCATCAGATGGTGCAGCGGCGCGCCCGCCGCGTCGGTGGGCCACGGTTCGTCGGGCGGCAGCGCCGGGTCGCCGCCCAACCAGCCGACGACGGGGTCGGCGCCGGTGGCGTGTTTGAGGCGGATCCCCGGGCGCAGCAGGGACAGCCAGCGGTCGGCGATGGGGGCGGGCAACAGGCTGCGGCCGATGTCGACCAGGTTGTCGGTCATGACGGGGGCTTTCGGGGGCGGTTCAGCGGGGATCGGTGAGTCGTTCGAGGAGCCGGTTCAGTGACTTGGCGCGGGTTTCGGGAGTACGGGTCTTCAACAGCGGCAGGACGAGCAGGTACTGGTCGGACTTGCCGAGCTCGCCGAAGGCGGCCGCCGCCGTCGGGTTTCCCGCCAGAGCGGTGGCCACATCGGACGGCACGGTGAACTCGCTCTGCTTCACGTACGCGGCGTCCCAGCGGCCGTCGGCCTTGGCGGCCTCGATCTCGGCGAACCCGGCCGGGCGCATCCGGCCGGCCGCGATCAGGGACTCGGCCTTGGCGACGTTGACCTGCGACCAGGAGCTGCGGCGGCGCCGCTTCGAATAGCGCTGCAGGAACGACGCCTCGTCCAGGCCCTTGCGCTGCCCGTCGATCCAGCCGAAGCACAGCGCCCCGTCGAGGGCGTCGCCGATGGCGAGCGTCGTCAGCGGCGAGTTCTTCTTCGCGATGCGCAGCCACGCCTCGGTGTGCTCGCCGTGGTTTCGCTCCAGCCACGCTTCCCACGCGGCCACGTCGGGAAAGTCGAGTATGTCCATGCGTTGTCCTTCCCGCCTATGTGCCTGCGACGACAGTAGCCGAACACGCACAGTCAAGGCCCCCTCTCGCCATTGACGAGAGAGGGCGATCCGTGCCCACTAAAGTGGCTTTCAGGCGCTAGGGCACCATCTTCTTGACGTCGGTCTTGCTCTTGCCGCGCAGGAACAATCCGAGGCCGACCATCCCCACTCCGAGGAGCAGGTGCAGCCAGTTGTCGGCGGCGTTGAGGGGCACGAAGTTGGCCGTGGAGTCGGGGTCGAGCAGCATTCCGTAGACCCACAGCACCACATAGATCGCGCCGCCCGCCACCAGGAACCAGTAGGAGCTGCCGACGTTGGTCGTGGCCACGGCCAGACCGACGACGCCGAACAGCAGATGGACGACGTTGTGCAGAATCGAGACCTGGAACAGGCCGAGCAGCAGGGCGTGCGACTCGTGGCCCGCGGTCTCCAGATTGTGGTATTCGGTAGTCAGACCCGGAACGAAACCGGCGATGCCGGCCAACAGGAACACCGCGCCGACGATCGCCGCGGCCCACTGAATCGGGGTCAGGGTCTTCTTTGTTGTCGTGGTGGCCATGAGAACCTCCAAGGGTCTTTTGCGGACACCTATGACTCATCCTTCTCCTTACCCACCTGAATAGAACCCAACCAAAGACCCCAAAACGGGTGTGCAAAGGACACTGTGAGGAGCGTGGCCGCGCCCGAGTATTGATCGGGGCCCAGGTGGACCGTAAGCTGCCGCCCATGGGTGAACGTAAGTGGCGTATCGCGGTTGGTGGCATACACATCGAGAGCTCGACATTCTCGCCGAACCTGGCCGGGCCGAGCGACTTCGCCGTGACCCGCGGTGATGACCTGCTGAACCGCTACGACAGCCTGCCGGAGTCGGCGCGCTGGCTGCCGCTGGTGCACGCCCGCGCCATGCCCGGCGGTGCCGTCGAGGCCGCCTTTTACGACGACATCGCCACCGAGTTCCTGGACCGGCTGCGGCGGGCCCACGAGGCCGAGCCGCTGGACGGGGTCTATCTCGACATCCACGGCGCCATGAGTGTGGACGGACGCCGCGACGCCGAGGGGCGGCTGGCGGCCGAGGTGCGGCGCGTCGTCGGCCCCGACGTGCTCGTCTCGGCCTCGATGGACCCGCACGGCAACGTGTCACGCGCCCTTGTGGACAACGTGGATCTGTTGACCTCGCACCGGATGTCGCCGCACGAGGACTGGAAGCTGACGATGGCGCGGGCACAGTCCAAACTCGTCGAATGTCTGGACGCGGGCGTGCGGCCGCGCCGCGCCTGGGTGACCGTGCCGGTGCTGCTGCCGGGCGAGAAGGCATGCACGCGTGACGATCCCGCCAAGCGGCTGTACGGGATGCTCCCGGCGATCGAGGCGTGCGACGGGGTCGTGGACGCCGCGATCTGGATCGGCTACGCGTGGGCGGACGAGCCGCGCTGCCAGGCCGCCGTGGTGGTCAGCGGCACCGACACCGACCTGATCCAGGCCAAGGCGGCCGAACTGGCGCGCGCCTGGTGGGACGCGCGGGCCGAGTTCGACTTCTCCACCCGCGCCACCGACGCCGACACCGCGATCGCCGAGGCGCTGGCCTCGCCGAAGCGGCCGTTCTTCGTGTCCGACTCCGGCGACAACCCGACCGCCGGTGGCTCCGACGACGTCCCGTACTTCCTGGGCAGGCTGCTGGCCACCCCCGAGCTGGCCACCGGCGAGGCTTCGGCGATCTGGGTGAGCGTCGTGGCCCCCGACGCCGTGGTCGCCTGCGCCGAGGCCGGGATCGACGGCGAGGTGGAGTGCGCCGTGGGCGGGGCGCTGGGCTGGGGCGACACGCTGTCGCTGAAGGGCCGGGTGGTCAACCTGGTCGACGACGCCGACGGCGGCACCATCGCCGTGGTCGTCAGCGGGGGAGTGTCGGCGGTGCTCACCAGCCGCCGCAAGGCCTTCCACTACATCGAGGACTTCACCGCCCTGGGACTGGATCCCGCGAAGGTGGACCTGACGGTCGTCAAGATCGGCTATCTGGTGCCGGACCTGTTCGACGCCGCCGCCGGCTGGGTGCTGGCGTTGAGTCCCGGCGGCGTCGACCAGCACATCGTGCGGCTCGGCCACCGGCACGTCGACCGTCCGATGTATCCGCTGGATCCCGATATGTCCGACCCGGACCTCACCCCGGTACTCATCTGAGTGGTCACGGCCCGGTGAGTCGTCAAGGGACCTATGGCCCCGGCGGCCGAGTCGCCGACCCCCTAGAGTTCCCGCCATGCCACCACAGCCTTCCGAGGTCGACAGCGACGACACCGCCACCGAACCGCAGTGGCACGACTACGTCGAACAGTCGCTGCTGCCGCACTGGCGCCGTCAGGCCGAGGCGGCCTACCGCGCCATCCGGCGGGTCACCCGGGCCGAAGAGGCCACACTGGACTCACTGTTGCGGGCGATCGGCGCCGAGGGCGGCGAGGCGGTCCGGTCCCGGCTGGAGCGGGCCCACTTCCCCGACGGCGGTTACGACGCCCTGATCCTGACCGCGGCCCTCGACAGTGGAGCCGTCCGGATCACCGCGGACTGGGACAGCGCGACGGTGCTCGAGACACCCGACGGGACCGGCTTCGACCCCGGCGTACTGGCCGGAGCGCTGGCCAAGGCCGACCGCGCCTCGGTGCCTGACGTGCTGGGCGGCCTGACCAAGGCGGGCATCGACCTGGAGCGGGCCAGCGGCGGCACCACCGTCGCCGACGCCGACACCGCCCGCGCCAAGGGGGCGCTGGCCAACATGAAACTGGACGGCCGACCGCACGACCTGGTGGTCACCGACGAGGGACTGCTGTTCCTGGGCTGCCCCAAGGCCACCGACGACGGCGAGAAGCGACTGCGACTGCTGCTCACCGCCGCCGACGGCGTCAAGGGACTGGCGTCCCGCCCCGACGCCCGCTGGCTGCCCTTCGAGGAGTTCAGCCGGGTCCGCATCCTGAAACACAGTCCGATCCGGGCCATGGTCACGCTGCACGACGGCACCGAGCACGACTTCGGCTGGAGCTGGGCCGGGGAGCAGATCGGCGCGTCCGACAATCTGCTGGACGAAGTACTGTCCGATATGGCCCAGCGGCTGCGCTGAGGTCCACTACGGAGTCGTCGCGGCCGAACCGCGCAGTAGCGCCGGATAGTCGGGCAGCTCGACGTTCTCGGCCTGCGAATCGGCGATCTTCAGCATCCACTTCATGAAGGCCGCCGAGTTGAACATCCGGTTGCGCAGCCAGGGACCGTACTTGCCGCGCGGCGCGAAGAACCGTCCGGCGCCCTCGCCGCCGCGCTGGCATTTGCGCACGTACTTGGCGAGACGCTCCTGGTAGGTGGCGAACGCGGCCTGGTGGTCGCCGCCGGACGTCGCCAGTTCCCCGGCGAGCGTGTAAGCGCCCACCATGGAGGTTCCGGCGCCCATGCCGCCGATCGTGGCGCCGTAGGCGGCGTCGCCCAGAAGCGCCGTCCGCCCCTTCGACCACTGTGGAGTGGTGACCTTGACGATGCCGTCGAAGTACAGGTCGGTGGCCTCCCGCAGTCCGGCCAGCAGCCGGGGCGCGTGCCAGCCGACACCGGTGAACTGCCGCGCCACGATGTCCTTCTGCTGCCGCGGGTCGTGGCGGTCGTACTCCAGCGGCGGCGAGGCGAAGAACACGGTCGCGTAGGCACGGGCAGGGTCGGCCGCGTCGGCGGCCACGCCGATGACCTTGCCGGGGACGTTGTACATGGTCGTGATCGGCGGGGCGTCGAAGTCGTTGCGCAGCGACCAGAACGCGACGTAGTAGTCGAACTGCTTGACGAACTTCGACTCCGGTCCCATCGTCAGCCGCCGCACGTTCGAGTGGACGCCGTCGGCGCCGATGACCAGGTCGAACCGGCGCCGCGTCCCGGAGGCGAACTCGACGGCCACACCGTCGGCGCGCTGTGTCAGCCGGGTGATCGAGTCGCCGAACAGGTACTCGGTCGAGGAGCGGGTGCGCTCGTACAACAGCCGGGACAGGTCGCCACGCCGGATCTCGACCTCGCCACCAGCGAACTCGCCCGGCAGCGCCGCCAGCTGCCGTCCGGTCTCGTCGACGAACGAGAACGGGCTGCCCCCGGTGTCGGTGGCCTGCAGGTCGTCCCAGATGCCCATGCGCGTGAGCACGGTGCGATGGGTCTCGCCACGGAAGTCGACCGGCTGGCCGCCGGTGCGCAGCTCGCGGGCGATCTCCACCACGGTCGGTGCGAAACCGTAGCGGGCCAGCCAGTAGGCCAGGGCGGGACCGCCGATTCCGGCGCCGGAGATCAGGACGGTGCGAGGGGTGGTCATATCGGTACTCCCAAGAAACTGTGTCTAGTGGAAACTAATACGTATACGATAGACACAGTTTTATGCTGGTGTCAAGTCCGAGACAGGAGCATGTGTGAGCGACAGCGAATCCACCGACGTGACCAGGCAGGCGCGGGCCATGGCGATGCTGTGGGGTGATGAGGCGCGGCCCAGCCGCGGCCCGAAGCCGAGCCTCAGCCGCGAGCGGATCCTCGCCAGCGCCATCGCGATCGCCGACGCCGAAGGA containing:
- a CDS encoding FAD-dependent monooxygenase — encoded protein: MTTPRTVLISGAGIGGPALAYWLARYGFAPTVVEIARELRTGGQPVDFRGETHRTVLTRMGIWDDLQATDTGGSPFSFVDETGRQLAALPGEFAGGEVEIRRGDLSRLLYERTRSSTEYLFGDSITRLTQRADGVAVEFASGTRRRFDLVIGADGVHSNVRRLTMGPESKFVKQFDYYVAFWSLRNDFDAPPITTMYNVPGKVIGVAADAADPARAYATVFFASPPLEYDRHDPRQQKDIVARQFTGVGWHAPRLLAGLREATDLYFDGIVKVTTPQWSKGRTALLGDAAYGATIGGMGAGTSMVGAYTLAGELATSGGDHQAAFATYQERLAKYVRKCQRGGEGAGRFFAPRGKYGPWLRNRMFNSAAFMKWMLKIADSQAENVELPDYPALLRGSAATTP
- a CDS encoding DUF4383 domain-containing protein → MATTTTKKTLTPIQWAAAIVGAVFLLAGIAGFVPGLTTEYHNLETAGHESHALLLGLFQVSILHNVVHLLFGVVGLAVATTNVGSSYWFLVAGGAIYVVLWVYGMLLDPDSTANFVPLNAADNWLHLLLGVGMVGLGLFLRGKSKTDVKKMVP
- a CDS encoding helix-turn-helix domain-containing protein codes for the protein MRRGELAARRRARGHTQETLAQRLGVNVSSVARWERGLAIPYPHVRRALAEELGLPVEELTALLTPAADPEPAAPSESVPPSWNRRRLEALATGLRGAQPATDTPGHAAHAWLVTPPPAEWSWLATRIRDHHRPAIGSATIARIRARTDYLRTADDIVAGGDLHHTIQRELAVTAELLSTTRYTDHIGRQLLAALAELSQLCGWSTADAADPARATGYYLSGIAAAHAADLPELGAELTSALAYHLTETNGDAAEAVLVARSALAGLRRLDAPTPRMLAMVHARLAWALNAAGETRSALDAMNRAQDHFAARDDTRPDPGWLYWLSASEMDIIVGRFEAATHQPEAAQRRLRTSLSQCDPHHVREHTLYTTWLAHTYLDTGDTDQAADLAQHCQRLDATIDSAFSRRAVHHLTNRLTTPA
- a CDS encoding MFS transporter, whose amino-acid sequence is MTTRTASPVGEILRSRHVLRLLSSCLVGRLPTGMAALAIILWVRSHGGDYRLAGLLAALYAVSVAVCGPIMGRLIDRTRQAPFLVGGAVVAGAAFVALSMVDPVTAPATAGFVAVVAGAATPQLEPCLRVLWEDVTSGERQVRAAYALDAATQELIFVCGPVVVLAAVGLAGTSAGLIAAAVVGLAGTLWFASAAPARAWRGSPVARHWAGPLRSGNLVRLFVALVCMGCAVGAFTVGVTARADGLGTPGAAGWLLALNAVGALASGLAYTNVGVARRDDRRLALAMVVMALAYLPLLFADGLVPLAVLAFVCGAPLPVALTSSFALVARIAPPGTLTESHAWMITSFGVGYAAGTGLAGTVVDAIDTPTAFLLATVAAAVSALWTVPRLLPRRAD
- a CDS encoding YwqG family protein produces the protein MTDNLVDIGRSLLPAPIADRWLSLLRPGIRLKHATGADPVVGWLGGDPALPPDEPWPTDAAGAPLHHLMSLDLAILLRIDFDLPGDGLLEFFCDGPSGSLGRVRYFPAASAAVPRAAPAGTEQPFTRVALTSVIELTSPDYDHSYLHAIEADLGDDDTGVLDNDAFWDLVDKTPIPSHRVGGYGRDIQYAADFAPSSTPVEVPGPDGPRTDTTLPLLLAQIDTDSAAGIGWGDVGTSLWTITREDLAARRFDDVDFHWSCS
- a CDS encoding M81 family metallopeptidase, producing MGERKWRIAVGGIHIESSTFSPNLAGPSDFAVTRGDDLLNRYDSLPESARWLPLVHARAMPGGAVEAAFYDDIATEFLDRLRRAHEAEPLDGVYLDIHGAMSVDGRRDAEGRLAAEVRRVVGPDVLVSASMDPHGNVSRALVDNVDLLTSHRMSPHEDWKLTMARAQSKLVECLDAGVRPRRAWVTVPVLLPGEKACTRDDPAKRLYGMLPAIEACDGVVDAAIWIGYAWADEPRCQAAVVVSGTDTDLIQAKAAELARAWWDARAEFDFSTRATDADTAIAEALASPKRPFFVSDSGDNPTAGGSDDVPYFLGRLLATPELATGEASAIWVSVVAPDAVVACAEAGIDGEVECAVGGALGWGDTLSLKGRVVNLVDDADGGTIAVVVSGGVSAVLTSRRKAFHYIEDFTALGLDPAKVDLTVVKIGYLVPDLFDAAAGWVLALSPGGVDQHIVRLGHRHVDRPMYPLDPDMSDPDLTPVLI
- a CDS encoding HAD family hydrolase, translated to MAITHVVWDWNGTLFDDARALIDTTIEVFAELGLPAVTVERYQAVHTQPIDEFYRRLLGGLVDGELLRRIHARFEVAYARRRPGLALTADTVAALESVEASGLSQSVLSMHPHDRLTALVERFGIAGRFVRVDGQRGADAGFKAAHLAGHLERLGLSGERVLVVGDSVDDAAASEDVGARCVLYRSGLHSVEALRRADVPIADTLREALTLGLRKAGAV
- a CDS encoding GntR family transcriptional regulator, with the translated sequence MPGSEGFEPESERVTRQLRDDILDGVRAPGSRLVERELGAELGVSRLPIRDALKTLVGEGLVVQRPRTWAVVREFTPSDIADLGEVRSALEVLAFRLAAERRSKAGLDRLRADLDAELAAARDGDAVAARRAAADFHQTVVSLAANELLSELEQTLRSRMRWLLGQHDDLLGVANEHEELYAAVAQRDAARAEELAVRHAANDRWRRPR
- a CDS encoding class I SAM-dependent methyltransferase; the protein is MSDRDKALRVWEKFAPRYDRTMRFFERWQFGGGREWVCSRTRGEVLEVAIGTGLNLPHYPDGVRLTGVDFSPAMLARARVRAGELGVAVELREADAQALPFEDGSFDTVLCALSLCGIPDNEAAIGEMYRVLRPGGRLLLLDHIGSSWPPIWLVQRLLEFVTVRGAGEYQTRRQLPLVVRAGFTVEESERLKAGSVERVAATKPGS
- a CDS encoding YdeI/OmpD-associated family protein encodes the protein MDILDFPDVAAWEAWLERNHGEHTEAWLRIAKKNSPLTTLAIGDALDGALCFGWIDGQRKGLDEASFLQRYSKRRRRSSWSQVNVAKAESLIAAGRMRPAGFAEIEAAKADGRWDAAYVKQSEFTVPSDVATALAGNPTAAAAFGELGKSDQYLLVLPLLKTRTPETRAKSLNRLLERLTDPR